GATGGGCCTCGGCCTGGTCTTGGGTCTCCACATCAACACCGACCGGCAGGCGGCGAACGACATCGCGGATCACCCGAACATGCCCGTCACCGATCCGGCCCGCCCGCTGCGCCGCCGCGGTCGCGGTCAGCCGCGGCGCCAACGGCTGACCGGTCAACGCCCGCCGCTCGCCCAGATCGGCAGCCTCGGCCACCCGCCGGCTGGCCTCACCCCGGGTGACACCCAACCGGCTGGCCAACACCGACCCCAGCTTGCCGCCCAACTCCTCCTCGCCGGCCCGCTCGGCGAGCTGATTGATCAACCCATGCCGAGCCACCGGCAGCCGACGCGCCTCGTCTTCGAGTTTCTCCAGAAACCCCAACCGCTCCGGGGTGGTCAACACATCAAAGGACAGCTCCAGCACCCGAGACACCGCGGTGTGCAGGACCTCAAAGGCCTCCACAATCTGTTCCCGCGTGCTCGAACCCATACCCCGAATACTATGAAGAGCCACCGACAAAAAGCCGAGCCCTGAAACCGGTGAAACAAAAGTGACACAAGGGGTTTCGGTCGGCATCGTGGACGTGACAACGCAGTGAAATGCGCGAGGACCAACGGCCCTACTGACCCAAGCTGTTTCGCAATAGCCTCGATGTCATGGACATGGAGGTTCTCAAGAAGGCGGTCTTCCTGGCCTGCCGGGCTCCGTCCGTACACAACAGCCAGCCCTGGCATTGGGTGGCAGAAAAAGGCGCTGTTCACCTGTTCGTCGATCGTCACCGCACGGTGCCGGTCACGGACCGTTCGGGCCGCGAGGCCCTTGTCAGCTGTGGTGCGGTGCTTGATCATTTCCGTGTCGCCGTGACGGCCGCGGGTTGGCAGCCGAAAATCGCCCGCTTCCCCAACTCGAATCACCCTGACCATCTGGCCACCGTCGAATTCCGCCTGCTCGATCGCGTCACTGCGGCCGATCGAAACCGCGCGCAGGCAATTCTGCAACGCCGAACGGATCGGCTTCCGTTCCAACGACCCACGTACTGGCAACTGTTCGAACCCGTCCTGCGCGACACGACCGAAGACAGCGTCGCGATGCTTGACATCCTCTCCGACGATGCACGACCGCTGCTGGTCGAGGCGTCGCGGCTTAGCGAAGCGATTCGGCGTGACGATGTGACCTATCAGGCTGAACTCCAATGGTGGACTTCGTCGTTCGCCCTGGCGCAAGGTATGCCGCCGAGCGCCCTGGCATCGGATACCGAACGCCAGCGCGTCGACGTGGGTCGGGATTTCCCGGTTAGGAGCCATACGGATCGGCGTGCCGACATCAGGGAGGATTGGTCGCAAATCCTCGTGCTGTCGACCCCAGAGGACACCCGGGCCGACGTATTGCGTTGTGGCGAAGCGTTGTCCAGCGCCTTGCTGGAGTGCACCATGGCCGGCATGGCGACCTGCACGTTGACCCATCTGATCGAATCGAGCGAGAGTCGCGACATCGTGCGTAATCTCATCGGCCGGCGCGGCGAACCGCAAGTTTTGATTCGCGTCGGCATAACGCCTCCAATGGAGGAACTGCCGGCACCGACTCCGCGACGGCCGCTGCGCAGTGTCCTAGAGATTCGCTAGCGATCCTTGGAACGCTGCTGATGTAGTACCCCTTGCTGTTCGGCGCAACGTGAGCCGGTCACATCACTCACGCGGTTCTCGGCGGGTTGGGGTGTTCGTGGCGCCCGCCTCGCAGCGACAAAATCCCTTGCGTGACTACGTTGTCGCTGTGAGGTGGGCAAACCGTGTGCCGGGTCGATCCAGGGATCCGTGGGGCAGATGTGACTAACGCGGCCCAGGACGACACCGATCTGGTGACTATCAGCAGCGCCGCGGACGAGAGTTGTGACCGCCTGGCCGACGTCGCACTCATACAACCAGCGATAGTTTTCCGCGTCGGCGAGGCGTCTTGCGCCCCTTGCTGATCGCGACCAGGCGCGCGACGGCGGCTTCGATTCCCCGGGCCAGCTGGTCGATATCGGCCACCACGTCGTAGTCGGCCAGGATCCCGAAGAACAGGTCGTCAGCGTAGCTGAGCATCGCAACGGCGATCCGCAGTTGCAGCGCAATCGGCGAAATCGGGTACATCGCTAGCACCCGTCGGCCCATGAACTGCAGCGGCCGGCGCGGACCGGGCACATTTGTCGCCACCGTCACGACACCGCGCTGAGGCAGCCGCATCAACAGCCTGATCGCCCAGGAGCTCAGGGAGAACGGGAGGCGGTTGGTTATCGCGAGGAACGCATGTCCCGCCTGACGTTGCCCCCCGGCCTTCGTCCGATTCAGCCGCGAGTGCACCGTCCGCAGCCGCTGGACCGGGTTCTCCTCCTCAACGGGAAGATAGGGCAGCATCAGCGAGACACGGTTATCGGTCTCCCCCAGAGCGCCGGCGGAGCGCACCGACACCGGCACCAACGTACGTAGCGAATCGGGCCGAGGTCGCTCACCCTGCTTGATGAGTAGCTCACGGAAACTTTCCGTAACCGCCGCTAGCGCGACATCATTGATGGTGACATCGAACTTCTGGCACACCAGTTCGATGTCGGCGAGCGCGACTCGAGCCCCGCTGTAGCGACGCAGGTCGCTGATCGGACCGTTGAGCGACGACGCGGCCGGGTGCAGCAGGCCGGCGACGATCTCGGCGGCACCCTGTGCGGTACGGGCCACGCCCGCCGTGAGGGCGGTCACCAGGCTCCAGAGCCCTCCTAGCGAGTTCAGCGGATTGGCGCCCGATTCATCCGGAGACAATCGTTCGGGCCCCGGAGCCTTATGGGGGCAGATCTTGCCGGCAAAACTGTCGCGAATGTCGTCATCGAACAGCGCGGTAAGTATGTGGGTGGCCGCGATGCCATCGGCCATGCAGTGGTGGAGCTTCGTCAGAATCGCCCACTTGCCGCCCGCGAGGCCCTCGATCACCCAGATCTCCCACAGCGGTCGATCGCGGTCCAAACGCCGTGCCATCACATCGGCGATCAGCCCGAACAGCTCACGGTCGTTGCCCGGCTGCGGTAGCGCGACGCGCCGTACGTGGCGGCCCAGATCGAAATGGGGATCTTGCACCCATTCGGGTGCGGCGAGGTCGAGCGGGTGGAGTCGCAACCGGTGCCCGAACCGGGGGCAGGCACGGACTCGCTGATCGAGCGCCGGCAGCAGCGCCTCCTGATTAGGGGGCGGACCCTCGATGACTGCGACGGCGCCGATGGCCAGGCTGACACGCCGATCGGCATCTTCAACCTCGAGGAACCCGGCATCAAGTGTCGAGAGGTTGTTCATGTTCAGCGACCTCCGAAGGTATCTGCAACCCCAGTAGCACTATCCATCGGCAACGGGGCGTGGCGGCAGGGCCAGAAGTCCCCACTAATCGCGCGCCCGTCTCGGGGCCTGGCCGTTTGCCAATGGCCGAAGGTCCTGCGGTGCTAAGGGCTTCAGGCCCTGCCGAGGCGGCTGAGAACAAGCGATGCTTAGCGTTAGCAGCACCATCGGCGAGAAGTAGGCTTGCCGACAAGAAGGGCAGCCATGAACGCCAATTTCCCGGATGTCGACACCCTCCGGACGGTCCTCACCCTGGCCACCCGGGCTCCTTCCATTCACAACACGCAGCCGTGGCGCTGGCGGGTGCGAACTGCGAGCCTCGATCTGTACTCCGAACCGGACATGCAGCTGCACGGCACCGACCCGGACGCGCGCGAGTTGATCATCAGCTGCGGTGCGGCATTGAATCACTGCGTCGTCGCGTTGGCGGCGATGGGCTGGAAAGCCAAGGTGAATCGCCTTCCCGATCCCGACGACCCGCGCCACCTGGCCACGATCGAGGTAGCGCCGCACGCTCCCGATCAGGCCGACATCGCGTTGGCGGCGGCGATACCGCGGCGACGCACCGACCGGCGGGCCTACAGTTCCTGGCCGGTCGCGGGTGGTGACATCGCCATGATGGCTGCCCGAGCGGCGCGGTGCGGGGTCATGCTCCGTCAGGTTGACGCCGTGGACCGGCTGAGAGCGATTGTGGCGCGCGCAGTCTGGCAGCATGTCACGAATCCGCAGTACCTTAATGAACTCACCACGTGGACCGGGCGGTACGGGTCGGTGGCCGGGGTTCCGGCCCGCAGCATTCCGCCATCCGACCACTCCGCACCGATCCCGGGCCGCCTGTTCGCCGCGCCCGGTCTGGCGCAGCCGTCCGGCGTCGCGCCCGCCGACGACAACGCCGCCATCCTGGCCCTGGGCACCCAGAAGGATGACCGATTGGCCCGGCTGCGCGCCGGCGAGGCCACCAGCGTCGTTTTGCTGACCGCGACGGCGATGGGCTTGGCGTGCTGCCCCGTCAGCGAACCGCTGGAGATCCGGGAGACGCGCGACGAAGTCCGCGCCGACGTGTTCG
This is a stretch of genomic DNA from Mycobacterium lacus. It encodes these proteins:
- a CDS encoding Acg family FMN-binding oxidoreductase translates to MEVLKKAVFLACRAPSVHNSQPWHWVAEKGAVHLFVDRHRTVPVTDRSGREALVSCGAVLDHFRVAVTAAGWQPKIARFPNSNHPDHLATVEFRLLDRVTAADRNRAQAILQRRTDRLPFQRPTYWQLFEPVLRDTTEDSVAMLDILSDDARPLLVEASRLSEAIRRDDVTYQAELQWWTSSFALAQGMPPSALASDTERQRVDVGRDFPVRSHTDRRADIREDWSQILVLSTPEDTRADVLRCGEALSSALLECTMAGMATCTLTHLIESSESRDIVRNLIGRRGEPQVLIRVGITPPMEELPAPTPRRPLRSVLEIR
- a CDS encoding WS/DGAT/MGAT family O-acyltransferase → MNNLSTLDAGFLEVEDADRRVSLAIGAVAVIEGPPPNQEALLPALDQRVRACPRFGHRLRLHPLDLAAPEWVQDPHFDLGRHVRRVALPQPGNDRELFGLIADVMARRLDRDRPLWEIWVIEGLAGGKWAILTKLHHCMADGIAATHILTALFDDDIRDSFAGKICPHKAPGPERLSPDESGANPLNSLGGLWSLVTALTAGVARTAQGAAEIVAGLLHPAASSLNGPISDLRRYSGARVALADIELVCQKFDVTINDVALAAVTESFRELLIKQGERPRPDSLRTLVPVSVRSAGALGETDNRVSLMLPYLPVEEENPVQRLRTVHSRLNRTKAGGQRQAGHAFLAITNRLPFSLSSWAIRLLMRLPQRGVVTVATNVPGPRRPLQFMGRRVLAMYPISPIALQLRIAVAMLSYADDLFFGILADYDVVADIDQLARGIEAAVARLVAISKGRKTPRRRGKLSLVV
- a CDS encoding Acg family FMN-binding oxidoreductase, which encodes MNANFPDVDTLRTVLTLATRAPSIHNTQPWRWRVRTASLDLYSEPDMQLHGTDPDARELIISCGAALNHCVVALAAMGWKAKVNRLPDPDDPRHLATIEVAPHAPDQADIALAAAIPRRRTDRRAYSSWPVAGGDIAMMAARAARCGVMLRQVDAVDRLRAIVARAVWQHVTNPQYLNELTTWTGRYGSVAGVPARSIPPSDHSAPIPGRLFAAPGLAQPSGVAPADDNAAILALGTQKDDRLARLRAGEATSVVLLTATAMGLACCPVSEPLEIRETRDEVRADVFGTTGYPQMLLRVGWAPINADPLPATPRRRLSRVVEWPPELLEQRR